A window from Macaca nemestrina isolate mMacNem1 chromosome 8, mMacNem.hap1, whole genome shotgun sequence encodes these proteins:
- the LOC105482018 gene encoding neuronal acetylcholine receptor subunit alpha-2 isoform X1, translated as MGPSRPAFLSFTKLSLWWLLLTPAAGGEEAKRPPPRAPGDPLSSPSPTALPQGGSHTQAEDRLFKHLFRGYNRWARPVPNTSDVVIVRFGLSIAQLIDVDEKNQMMTTNVWLKQEWSDYKLRWNPADFGNITSLRVPSEMIWIPDIVLYNNADGEFAVTHMTKAHLFSTGTVHWVPPAIYKSSCSIDVTFFPFDQQNCKMKFGSWTYDKAKIDLEQMEQTVDLKDYWESGEWAIVNATGTYNSKKYDCCAEIYPDVTYAFVIRRLPLFYTINLIIPCLLISCLTVLVFYLPSDCGEKITLCISVLLSLTVFLLLITEIIPSTSLVIPLIGEYLLFTMIFVTLSIVITVFVLNVHHRSPSTHTMPRWVRGALLGCVPRWLLMNRPPPPLELCHPPGLKLSPSYHWLETNVDAEEREVVVEEEDRWACAGHVASSVGTLCSHGHLHSGASGPKAEAVLQEGELLLSPRMQKALEGVHYIADHLRSEDADSSVKEDWKYVAMVIDRIFLWLFIIVCFLGTIGLFLPPFLAGMI; from the exons CAGGTGGAGAGGAAGCCAAGCGCCCACCTCCCAGGGCTCCTGGAGaccccctctcctctcccagtCCCACGGCGTTGCCGCAGGGAGGATCCCATACCCAGGCTGAGGACCGGCTCTTCAAACACCTCTTCCGGGGCTACAACCGCTGGGCGCGCCCGGTGCCCAACACTTCAGACGTGGTGATTGTGCGCTTCGGACTGTCCATCGCTCAGCTCATCGACGTG GATGAGAAGAACCAAATGATGACCACCAACGTCTGGCTAAAACAG GAGTGGAGCGACTACAAACTGCGCTGGAACCCCGCCGATTTCGGCAATATCACATCTCTCCGGGTCCCTTCTGAGATGATCTGGATCCCCGACATTGTCCTCTACAACAA tgCAGATGGGGAGTTTGCAGTGACCCACATGACCAAGGCCCACCTCTTCTCCACGGGCACTGTACACTGGGTGCCCCCGGCCATCTACAAGAGCTCCTGCAGCATCGACGTCACCTTCTTCCCCTTCGACCAGCAGAACTGCAAGATGAAGTTCGGCTCCTGGACTTATGACAAGGCCAAGATCGACCTGGAGCAGATGGAGCAGACGGTGGACCTGAAGGACTACTGGGAGAGCGGCGAGTGGGCCATTGTCAATGCCACGGGCACCTACAACAGCAAGAAGTACGATTGCTGTGCCGAGATCTACCCTGATGTCACCTACGCCTTTGTCATCCGGCGGCTGCCACTCTTCTACACCATCAATCTCATCATCCCCTGTCTGCTCATCTCCTGCCTCACCGTGCTGGTCTTCTACCTGCCCTCCGACTGCGGCGAGAAGATCACGCTGTGCATCTCGGTGCTGCTGTCGCTCACCGTCTTCCTGCTGCTCATCACCGAGATCATCCCGTCCACCTCGCTGGTCATCCCGCTCATCGGCGAGTACCTGCTGTTCACCATGATCTTCGTCACGCTGTCCATCGTCATCACCGTCTTCGTGCTCAATGTGCACCACCGCTCCCCCAGCACCCACACCATGCCCCGCTGGGTGCGGGGGGCCCTTCTTGGCTGTGTGCCCAGGTGGCTTCTGATGAACCGGCCCCCGCCACCCTTGGAGCTCTGCCACCCCCCAGGCCTGAAGCTCAGCCCCTCTTATCACTGGCTGGAGACCAACGTGGATGCTGAGGAgagggaggtggtggtggaggaggaggacagaTGGGCGTGTGCAGGTCACGTGGCCTCCTCTGTGGGCACCCTCTGCAGCCACGGCCACCTGCACTCCGGAGCCTCAGGTCCCAAGGCTGAGGCTGTGCTGCAGGAGGGTGAGCTGCTGCTGTCACCCCGCATGCAGAAGGCACTGGAAGGCGTACACTACATTGCCGACCACCTGCGGTCTGAGGATGCTGACTCTTCG GTGAAGGAGGACTGGAAGTATGTCGCCATGGTCATTGACAGGATCTTCCTCTGGCTGTTTATCATCGTCTGCTTCCTGGGGACCATCGGCCTCTTTCTGCCTCCATTCTTAGCTGGAATGATCTGA
- the LOC105482018 gene encoding neuronal acetylcholine receptor subunit alpha-2 isoform X2 — protein MGPSRPAFLSFTKLSLWWLLLTPAGGEEAKRPPPRAPGDPLSSPSPTALPQGGSHTQAEDRLFKHLFRGYNRWARPVPNTSDVVIVRFGLSIAQLIDVDEKNQMMTTNVWLKQEWSDYKLRWNPADFGNITSLRVPSEMIWIPDIVLYNNADGEFAVTHMTKAHLFSTGTVHWVPPAIYKSSCSIDVTFFPFDQQNCKMKFGSWTYDKAKIDLEQMEQTVDLKDYWESGEWAIVNATGTYNSKKYDCCAEIYPDVTYAFVIRRLPLFYTINLIIPCLLISCLTVLVFYLPSDCGEKITLCISVLLSLTVFLLLITEIIPSTSLVIPLIGEYLLFTMIFVTLSIVITVFVLNVHHRSPSTHTMPRWVRGALLGCVPRWLLMNRPPPPLELCHPPGLKLSPSYHWLETNVDAEEREVVVEEEDRWACAGHVASSVGTLCSHGHLHSGASGPKAEAVLQEGELLLSPRMQKALEGVHYIADHLRSEDADSSVKEDWKYVAMVIDRIFLWLFIIVCFLGTIGLFLPPFLAGMI, from the exons GTGGAGAGGAAGCCAAGCGCCCACCTCCCAGGGCTCCTGGAGaccccctctcctctcccagtCCCACGGCGTTGCCGCAGGGAGGATCCCATACCCAGGCTGAGGACCGGCTCTTCAAACACCTCTTCCGGGGCTACAACCGCTGGGCGCGCCCGGTGCCCAACACTTCAGACGTGGTGATTGTGCGCTTCGGACTGTCCATCGCTCAGCTCATCGACGTG GATGAGAAGAACCAAATGATGACCACCAACGTCTGGCTAAAACAG GAGTGGAGCGACTACAAACTGCGCTGGAACCCCGCCGATTTCGGCAATATCACATCTCTCCGGGTCCCTTCTGAGATGATCTGGATCCCCGACATTGTCCTCTACAACAA tgCAGATGGGGAGTTTGCAGTGACCCACATGACCAAGGCCCACCTCTTCTCCACGGGCACTGTACACTGGGTGCCCCCGGCCATCTACAAGAGCTCCTGCAGCATCGACGTCACCTTCTTCCCCTTCGACCAGCAGAACTGCAAGATGAAGTTCGGCTCCTGGACTTATGACAAGGCCAAGATCGACCTGGAGCAGATGGAGCAGACGGTGGACCTGAAGGACTACTGGGAGAGCGGCGAGTGGGCCATTGTCAATGCCACGGGCACCTACAACAGCAAGAAGTACGATTGCTGTGCCGAGATCTACCCTGATGTCACCTACGCCTTTGTCATCCGGCGGCTGCCACTCTTCTACACCATCAATCTCATCATCCCCTGTCTGCTCATCTCCTGCCTCACCGTGCTGGTCTTCTACCTGCCCTCCGACTGCGGCGAGAAGATCACGCTGTGCATCTCGGTGCTGCTGTCGCTCACCGTCTTCCTGCTGCTCATCACCGAGATCATCCCGTCCACCTCGCTGGTCATCCCGCTCATCGGCGAGTACCTGCTGTTCACCATGATCTTCGTCACGCTGTCCATCGTCATCACCGTCTTCGTGCTCAATGTGCACCACCGCTCCCCCAGCACCCACACCATGCCCCGCTGGGTGCGGGGGGCCCTTCTTGGCTGTGTGCCCAGGTGGCTTCTGATGAACCGGCCCCCGCCACCCTTGGAGCTCTGCCACCCCCCAGGCCTGAAGCTCAGCCCCTCTTATCACTGGCTGGAGACCAACGTGGATGCTGAGGAgagggaggtggtggtggaggaggaggacagaTGGGCGTGTGCAGGTCACGTGGCCTCCTCTGTGGGCACCCTCTGCAGCCACGGCCACCTGCACTCCGGAGCCTCAGGTCCCAAGGCTGAGGCTGTGCTGCAGGAGGGTGAGCTGCTGCTGTCACCCCGCATGCAGAAGGCACTGGAAGGCGTACACTACATTGCCGACCACCTGCGGTCTGAGGATGCTGACTCTTCG GTGAAGGAGGACTGGAAGTATGTCGCCATGGTCATTGACAGGATCTTCCTCTGGCTGTTTATCATCGTCTGCTTCCTGGGGACCATCGGCCTCTTTCTGCCTCCATTCTTAGCTGGAATGATCTGA
- the LOC105482018 gene encoding neuronal acetylcholine receptor subunit alpha-2 isoform X5, whose product MIWIPDIVLYNNADGEFAVTHMTKAHLFSTGTVHWVPPAIYKSSCSIDVTFFPFDQQNCKMKFGSWTYDKAKIDLEQMEQTVDLKDYWESGEWAIVNATGTYNSKKYDCCAEIYPDVTYAFVIRRLPLFYTINLIIPCLLISCLTVLVFYLPSDCGEKITLCISVLLSLTVFLLLITEIIPSTSLVIPLIGEYLLFTMIFVTLSIVITVFVLNVHHRSPSTHTMPRWVRGALLGCVPRWLLMNRPPPPLELCHPPGLKLSPSYHWLETNVDAEEREVVVEEEDRWACAGHVASSVGTLCSHGHLHSGASGPKAEAVLQEGELLLSPRMQKALEGVHYIADHLRSEDADSSVKEDWKYVAMVIDRIFLWLFIIVCFLGTIGLFLPPFLAGMI is encoded by the exons ATGATCTGGATCCCCGACATTGTCCTCTACAACAA tgCAGATGGGGAGTTTGCAGTGACCCACATGACCAAGGCCCACCTCTTCTCCACGGGCACTGTACACTGGGTGCCCCCGGCCATCTACAAGAGCTCCTGCAGCATCGACGTCACCTTCTTCCCCTTCGACCAGCAGAACTGCAAGATGAAGTTCGGCTCCTGGACTTATGACAAGGCCAAGATCGACCTGGAGCAGATGGAGCAGACGGTGGACCTGAAGGACTACTGGGAGAGCGGCGAGTGGGCCATTGTCAATGCCACGGGCACCTACAACAGCAAGAAGTACGATTGCTGTGCCGAGATCTACCCTGATGTCACCTACGCCTTTGTCATCCGGCGGCTGCCACTCTTCTACACCATCAATCTCATCATCCCCTGTCTGCTCATCTCCTGCCTCACCGTGCTGGTCTTCTACCTGCCCTCCGACTGCGGCGAGAAGATCACGCTGTGCATCTCGGTGCTGCTGTCGCTCACCGTCTTCCTGCTGCTCATCACCGAGATCATCCCGTCCACCTCGCTGGTCATCCCGCTCATCGGCGAGTACCTGCTGTTCACCATGATCTTCGTCACGCTGTCCATCGTCATCACCGTCTTCGTGCTCAATGTGCACCACCGCTCCCCCAGCACCCACACCATGCCCCGCTGGGTGCGGGGGGCCCTTCTTGGCTGTGTGCCCAGGTGGCTTCTGATGAACCGGCCCCCGCCACCCTTGGAGCTCTGCCACCCCCCAGGCCTGAAGCTCAGCCCCTCTTATCACTGGCTGGAGACCAACGTGGATGCTGAGGAgagggaggtggtggtggaggaggaggacagaTGGGCGTGTGCAGGTCACGTGGCCTCCTCTGTGGGCACCCTCTGCAGCCACGGCCACCTGCACTCCGGAGCCTCAGGTCCCAAGGCTGAGGCTGTGCTGCAGGAGGGTGAGCTGCTGCTGTCACCCCGCATGCAGAAGGCACTGGAAGGCGTACACTACATTGCCGACCACCTGCGGTCTGAGGATGCTGACTCTTCG GTGAAGGAGGACTGGAAGTATGTCGCCATGGTCATTGACAGGATCTTCCTCTGGCTGTTTATCATCGTCTGCTTCCTGGGGACCATCGGCCTCTTTCTGCCTCCATTCTTAGCTGGAATGATCTGA
- the LOC105482018 gene encoding neuronal acetylcholine receptor subunit alpha-2 isoform X3, with protein MTKAHLFSTGTVHWVPPAIYKSSCSIDVTFFPFDQQNCKMKFGSWTYDKAKIDLEQMEQTVDLKDYWESGEWAIVNATGTYNSKKYDCCAEIYPDVTYAFVIRRLPLFYTINLIIPCLLISCLTVLVFYLPSDCGEKITLCISVLLSLTVFLLLITEIIPSTSLVIPLIGEYLLFTMIFVTLSIVITVFVLNVHHRSPSTHTMPRWVRGALLGCVPRWLLMNRPPPPLELCHPPGLKLSPSYHWLETNVDAEEREVVVEEEDRWACAGHVASSVGTLCSHGHLHSGASGPKAEAVLQEGELLLSPRMQKALEGVHYIADHLRSEDADSSVKEDWKYVAMVIDRIFLWLFIIVCFLGTIGLFLPPFLAGMI; from the exons ATGACCAAGGCCCACCTCTTCTCCACGGGCACTGTACACTGGGTGCCCCCGGCCATCTACAAGAGCTCCTGCAGCATCGACGTCACCTTCTTCCCCTTCGACCAGCAGAACTGCAAGATGAAGTTCGGCTCCTGGACTTATGACAAGGCCAAGATCGACCTGGAGCAGATGGAGCAGACGGTGGACCTGAAGGACTACTGGGAGAGCGGCGAGTGGGCCATTGTCAATGCCACGGGCACCTACAACAGCAAGAAGTACGATTGCTGTGCCGAGATCTACCCTGATGTCACCTACGCCTTTGTCATCCGGCGGCTGCCACTCTTCTACACCATCAATCTCATCATCCCCTGTCTGCTCATCTCCTGCCTCACCGTGCTGGTCTTCTACCTGCCCTCCGACTGCGGCGAGAAGATCACGCTGTGCATCTCGGTGCTGCTGTCGCTCACCGTCTTCCTGCTGCTCATCACCGAGATCATCCCGTCCACCTCGCTGGTCATCCCGCTCATCGGCGAGTACCTGCTGTTCACCATGATCTTCGTCACGCTGTCCATCGTCATCACCGTCTTCGTGCTCAATGTGCACCACCGCTCCCCCAGCACCCACACCATGCCCCGCTGGGTGCGGGGGGCCCTTCTTGGCTGTGTGCCCAGGTGGCTTCTGATGAACCGGCCCCCGCCACCCTTGGAGCTCTGCCACCCCCCAGGCCTGAAGCTCAGCCCCTCTTATCACTGGCTGGAGACCAACGTGGATGCTGAGGAgagggaggtggtggtggaggaggaggacagaTGGGCGTGTGCAGGTCACGTGGCCTCCTCTGTGGGCACCCTCTGCAGCCACGGCCACCTGCACTCCGGAGCCTCAGGTCCCAAGGCTGAGGCTGTGCTGCAGGAGGGTGAGCTGCTGCTGTCACCCCGCATGCAGAAGGCACTGGAAGGCGTACACTACATTGCCGACCACCTGCGGTCTGAGGATGCTGACTCTTCG GTGAAGGAGGACTGGAAGTATGTCGCCATGGTCATTGACAGGATCTTCCTCTGGCTGTTTATCATCGTCTGCTTCCTGGGGACCATCGGCCTCTTTCTGCCTCCATTCTTAGCTGGAATGATCTGA
- the LOC105482018 gene encoding neuronal acetylcholine receptor subunit alpha-2 isoform X4, whose product MKFGSWTYDKAKIDLEQMEQTVDLKDYWESGEWAIVNATGTYNSKKYDCCAEIYPDVTYAFVIRRLPLFYTINLIIPCLLISCLTVLVFYLPSDCGEKITLCISVLLSLTVFLLLITEIIPSTSLVIPLIGEYLLFTMIFVTLSIVITVFVLNVHHRSPSTHTMPRWVRGALLGCVPRWLLMNRPPPPLELCHPPGLKLSPSYHWLETNVDAEEREVVVEEEDRWACAGHVASSVGTLCSHGHLHSGASGPKAEAVLQEGELLLSPRMQKALEGVHYIADHLRSEDADSSVKEDWKYVAMVIDRIFLWLFIIVCFLGTIGLFLPPFLAGMI is encoded by the exons ATGAAGTTCGGCTCCTGGACTTATGACAAGGCCAAGATCGACCTGGAGCAGATGGAGCAGACGGTGGACCTGAAGGACTACTGGGAGAGCGGCGAGTGGGCCATTGTCAATGCCACGGGCACCTACAACAGCAAGAAGTACGATTGCTGTGCCGAGATCTACCCTGATGTCACCTACGCCTTTGTCATCCGGCGGCTGCCACTCTTCTACACCATCAATCTCATCATCCCCTGTCTGCTCATCTCCTGCCTCACCGTGCTGGTCTTCTACCTGCCCTCCGACTGCGGCGAGAAGATCACGCTGTGCATCTCGGTGCTGCTGTCGCTCACCGTCTTCCTGCTGCTCATCACCGAGATCATCCCGTCCACCTCGCTGGTCATCCCGCTCATCGGCGAGTACCTGCTGTTCACCATGATCTTCGTCACGCTGTCCATCGTCATCACCGTCTTCGTGCTCAATGTGCACCACCGCTCCCCCAGCACCCACACCATGCCCCGCTGGGTGCGGGGGGCCCTTCTTGGCTGTGTGCCCAGGTGGCTTCTGATGAACCGGCCCCCGCCACCCTTGGAGCTCTGCCACCCCCCAGGCCTGAAGCTCAGCCCCTCTTATCACTGGCTGGAGACCAACGTGGATGCTGAGGAgagggaggtggtggtggaggaggaggacagaTGGGCGTGTGCAGGTCACGTGGCCTCCTCTGTGGGCACCCTCTGCAGCCACGGCCACCTGCACTCCGGAGCCTCAGGTCCCAAGGCTGAGGCTGTGCTGCAGGAGGGTGAGCTGCTGCTGTCACCCCGCATGCAGAAGGCACTGGAAGGCGTACACTACATTGCCGACCACCTGCGGTCTGAGGATGCTGACTCTTCG GTGAAGGAGGACTGGAAGTATGTCGCCATGGTCATTGACAGGATCTTCCTCTGGCTGTTTATCATCGTCTGCTTCCTGGGGACCATCGGCCTCTTTCTGCCTCCATTCTTAGCTGGAATGATCTGA